A region from the Aegilops tauschii subsp. strangulata cultivar AL8/78 chromosome 5, Aet v6.0, whole genome shotgun sequence genome encodes:
- the LOC109733205 gene encoding CSC1-like protein RXW8, translating to MKISALLTSAGINIGLCVLFLSLYSVLRKQPANVRVYFGRRISEEHSRLREAFILERFVPSTGWIVKALRYTEEEVLAAAGLDAVAFNRMLVFSIRIFSLAALLCVFGILPLHYYGQNIQHLRIPYEDLDIFTIGNVEKRSRWLWVHCLVLYIISGVACILLYLEFRHIARLRLLHLKRATPNPGQFTVLVRGIPKTKKESCSSAVDDFFTKYHASSYLFHQIVYKTGKVQKIMTGAKKACRKLKNFTDTTVDQSCKAITYRCCLCGASSNSFQLLPTDEVVPSRGKVDLDDSSLNIDNEECAAAFVFFKTRYGALVASDVLQTSNPTKWVTDLAPEPNDVYWSNIWLPYKQLWIRRIATLLGSIVFMLLFLAPVTFINGLSQLDQLQKRLPFLNGILKQPHHLVQLITGYLPSVILQIFLYTVAPIMMLFSTLEGPISHSERKRSACCKVLYFLIWNVFFVNVVSGTVLKQLDFFSSPKDIPVQLAKVIPGQASFFITYVLTSGWASLSSELMQLFGLIYNFIRKYVLRMKEDTEFVPSFPYHTEVPKVLLFGLLGFTCSVLAPLILPFLLVYFFLGYVVYRNQLLNVYRTRYDTGGLYWPIIHNTVIFSLVLTQIICLGVFGLKVSPVAAGFTIPLIIFTLLFNQYCRTRLLPLFSTFPAQNLIDMDREDELSGRMEHIHHGLHTAYCQFPESEDIQLEEIRTVGNDEDGGGCSSGGSNGKGSPDELNGKGCSDEPSGKETLQEQQQPRRDLSHPTLKGLPVSRLQTAVRCVTFLIRLQKRGLS from the exons ATGAAGATCAGCGCACTCCTGACCTCTGCGGGCATCAATATTGGGCTCTGCGTGCTCTTTCTGTCGCTCTATTCTGTTCTGAGGAAGCAGCCAGCCAATGTCAGGGTCTACTTCGGCCGGAGGATTTCCGAGGAGCATAGTCGGCTCCGAGAGGCTTTTATTTTGGAGAGGTTTGTTCCATCAACTGGCTGGATTGTCAAGGCCCTGAGGTATACCGAGGAAGAGGTCTTGGCAGCTGCTGGGCTGGATGCTGTCGCTTTCAATAGAATGCTAGTCTTCAG CATACGTATCTTTTCCCTAGCTGCTCTGCTGTGTGTGTTTGGAATTCTTCCACTGCATTATTATGGACAAAATATACAGCATCTTCGGATTCCTTATGAAGATCTGGATATCTTCACAATTGGAAATGTGGAAAAGCGATCAAGATG GCTTTGGGTTCATTGTCTAGTTCTCTACATAATATCTGGAGTAGCTTGCATTCTCCTATATCTT GAGTTTAGGCACATTGCTAGACTGAGGCTCCTTCACCTTAAACGTGCAACACCCAATCCAGGCCAATTTACTGTGCTTGTTCGCGGAATACCAAAGACAAAGAAAGAATCGTGCAGTAGTGCTGTTGATGATTTCTTCACCAAGTATCATGCGTCAAGTTACCTATTCCACCAAATTGTTTACAAAACTGGGAAAGTTCAGAAGATAATG ACTGGTGCGAAGAAGGCATGTAGAAAGTTGAAAAATTTCACGGACACCACTGTAGATCAGAGCTGCAAAGCAATTACATACCGGTGTTGTCTTTGTGGTGCCTCTTCAAATTCTTTCCAGTTGTTGCCCACTGATGAAGTTGTACCGAGCAGAGGAAAAGTTGACCTGGACGATTCTAGCTTGAACATAGATAATGAG GAATGTGCAGCTGCTTTTGTATTTTTCAAAACACGGTATGGAGCACTTGTCGCGTCAGACGTACTTCAGACATCAAACCCTACGAAGTGGGTTACTGATCTAGCTCCAGAACCAAATGATGTGTATTGGTCAAACATTTGGCTTCCCTATAAGCAGCTTTGGATTCGACGGATAGCGACGCTACTTGGTTCTATTGTTTTTATGCTCTTATTTCTGGCACCGGTGACGTTTATAAATGGTCTATCTCAGCTTGATCAGTTGCAGAAGAGGCTTCCTTTCCTTAACGGGATATTGAAGCA GCCACACCACCTGGTCCAGCTAATAACTGGATACCTTCCGAGTGTCATACTGCAAATATTTCTGTACACCGTTGCGCCAATAATGATGCTATTTTCAACACTAGAAGGGCCTATATCTCACAGCGAAAGGAAGAGGAGTGCGTGCTGTAAAGTGCTGTACTTCTTGATTTGGAATGTATTCTTTGTTAATGTGGTATCTGGCACTGTCTTAAAACAATTGGATTTCTTTTCAAGCCCGAAGGACATTCCTGTCCAGCTCGCTAAGGTTATACCTGGGCAG GCTTCCTTCTTCATCACCTATGTTCTGACTTCAGGATGGGCCAGTTTATCATCTGAACTCATGCAACTCTTTGGTCTGATCTATAACTTCATAAGGAAGTATGTTCTGAGAATGAAAGAAGATACAGAGTTTGTCCCCTCGTTCCCCTATCACACTGAAGTACCAAAAGTTTTGTTGTTTGGACTATTGGGATTCACATGCTCTGTACTGGCGCCCTTGATCTTACCTTTTCTGCTAGTCTACTTCTTCCTGGGTTATGTCGTATACCGCAATCAG CTGCTCAATGTGTACCGCACGAGATATGACACCGGTGGTTTGTATTGGCCGATTATACACAACACAGTGATATTCTCTCTCGTGCTCACCCAGATCATCTGCCTCGGTGTATTTGGCCTGAAAGTATCACCAGTAGCTGCAGGCTTCACCATACCTCTCATCATCTTCACTCTTCTGTTCAATCAGTATTGCAGAACCCGGCTTCTTCCACTGTTCAGCACTTTCCCAGCACAG AATTTAATCGACATGGACAGGGAGGACGAGCTGTCAGGAAGAATGGAACATATTCACCACGGGCTCCATACCGCGTATTGCCAGTTCCCTGAATCTGAAGATATACAACTGGAGGAAATTCGGACCGTCGGGAATGATGAGGACGGCGGAGGTTGTAGCTCGGGCGGGTCCAACGGCAAAGGTAGCCCGGACGAGTTAAACGGCAAAGGTTGCTCGGACGAGCCCAGCGGCAAAGAGACCCTCCAGGAACAGCAGCAGCCCAGAAGGGATCTGTCTCACCCGACACTCAAAGGGCTCCCCGTTAGCCGTCTGCAGACTGCCGTGAGATGCGTCACTTTCCTCATTCGGCTGCAGAAAAGAGGCTTGTCATGA